A genome region from Leptodactylus fuscus isolate aLepFus1 chromosome 6, aLepFus1.hap2, whole genome shotgun sequence includes the following:
- the LOC142209335 gene encoding keratin, type I cytoskeletal 12-like isoform X2: MAQYARSMGGGQSSGSVSFRRSTQSFQKVGGSSGGGGFGGGQGGMIMNGAGFGFGGELGYDEYGGSDFGDGVVLGGGGYTGGLGGGAGGGYGGGFGGGAGGGYGGGYGGGAGGGAGMGFGGGAGARFGGGFGGGQGAGFGAGGGFGGGGGILGSNEKQTMINLNDRLASYLEKVKALEDANTDLEVKIREWYEKQRPDSSTGAGGADYSKYEPIIEDLRSKILAATIENAKQILQIDNARLAADDFRLKYENELALRQSVEADINGLRRVMDELTLAKSDLEIQIESLTEELAYLKKNHQEEMNTLHGTQAGQVTVEMNAAPGTDLLKLLNDMREQYEAIADKNRKEAEARFLEQSKDLKKEISAGVAQVQSSSTEITDLKRTLQALEIELQSQLAMKKSLESTLAETEGRFCAQIAQIQSLISGVEEQLAQIRCDMERQSEEYNQLLDIKTRLEQEIEKYRQLLDGEGGSLGVSSTSSTSQKSPASSMGSSKDPTRRRVVKTVVEEMVDGKVVSAHVKEFEEKI; the protein is encoded by the exons ATGGCCCAATATGCAAGGTCCATGGGCGGTGGCCAAAGTTCAGGCTCTGTTTCATTTAGGAGGTCCACTCAAAGCTTCCAGAAAGTTGGGGGAAGTAGTGGAGGTGGAGGATTTGGTGGGGGACAAGGAGGAATGATTATGAATGGAGCAGGTTTTGGTTTTGGTGGAGAGCTTGGATATGATGAATATGGTGGTAGCGATTTTGGTGATGGTGTTGTTCTAGGAGGCGGAGGTTATACAGGAGGACTTGGTGGAGGAGCTGGTGGTGGCTATGGAGGAGGATTTGGTGGAGGAGCTGGTGGTGGTTATGGAGGTGGATATGGTGGAGGAGCTGGTGGTGGAGCTGGAATGGGATTTGGTGGAGGTGCTGGTGCAAGATTTGGTGGTGGATTTGGTGGAGGACAAGGAGCAGGCTTTGGTGCTGGAGGAGGatttggtggtggaggaggaattCTTGGAAGCAATGAAAAGCAAACCATGATAAACCTAAATGACCGCTTGGCTTCCTACTTGGAAAAAGTCAAGGCTTTAGAAGACGCAAATACTGATCTTGAGGTCAAAATCCGAGAGTGGTATGAGAAACAACGTCCAGACTCCTCAACtggtgcaggaggagcagactacaGCAAGTATGAACCGATCATTGAGGATCTCAGAAGTAAG ATCCTGGCTGCCACTATTGAAAATGCCAAGCAAATTTTGCAGATTGACAATGCCCGACTGGCAGCCGATGACTTCAGACTGAA ATATGAGAATGAGCTGGCTCTCCGACAGAGTGTGGAGGCAGATATCAATGGTCTGCGCAGAGTCATGGATGAACTGACATTAGCAAAATCTGACCTGGAAATACAGATTGAAAGTCTGACTGAAGAACTGGCTTATCTCAAGAAGAACCACCAAGAG GAGATGAACACTCTTCACGGTACGCAAGCCGGACAAGTTACAGTCGAGATGAATGCGGCACCAGGCACTGATCTGCTCAAACTTCTGAATGACATGAGGGAACAGTATGAAGCCATAGCGGACAAGAACAGAAAGGAAGCAGAGGCTCGGTTCCTTGAGCAG AGTAAGGATCTGAAGAAAGAGATTTCAGCTGGGGTGGCCCAAGTGCAATCCAGCAGTACCGAGATCACGGACCTGAAAAGAACTCTACAAGCCCTGGAGATAGAGCTGCAGTCCCAGTTAGCAATG AAAAAATCTCTGGAAAGTACATTGGCGGAAACAGAAGGTCGGTTCTGTGCTCAGATTGCACAAATACAAAGCCTTATCAGTGGTGTGGAAGAACAATTGGCACAAATCAGATGTGACATGGAACGTCAAAGTGAAGAATATAATCAACTGCTCGACATTAAAACCCGACTGGAGCAAGAAATTGAGAAATATCGCCAACTACTCGATGGAGAAGGAGG GTCGCTGGGGGTTTCATCAACTTCTTCTACAAGTCAAAAGTCCCCAGCATCTTCAATGGGTTCTTCTAAAG ACCCAACTAGAAGGAGAGTCGTGAAGACCGTGGTTGAAGAAATGGTGGATGGAAAAGTTGTTTCTGCACATGTTaaggaatttgaagaaaaaatttaa